Proteins encoded together in one Microcebus murinus isolate Inina chromosome 16, M.murinus_Inina_mat1.0, whole genome shotgun sequence window:
- the HPN gene encoding serine protease hepsin isoform X2 has translation MAEKEGGRAVPCCSGPKVAALAAGTLLLLTGIGAASWAIATVLLRSDQEPLYPVQVGAVDARLAVFDRTEGTWRLLCSSRSNARAAGLGCEEMGFLRALAHSELDVRTAGANGTSGFFCVDEGRLPHAQRLLEVISVCDCPRGRFLAAICQDCGRRKLPVDRIVGGQDSSLGRWPWQVSLRYDGAHLCGGSLLSGDWVLTAAHCFPERNRVLSRWRVFAGAVAQASPQGLQLGVQAVVYHGGYLPFRDPNSEENSNDIALVHLSSPLPLTEYIQPVCLPAAGQALVDGKICTVTGWGNTQYYGQQAGVLQEARVPIISNDVCNGPDFYGNQIKPKMFCAGYPEGGVDACQGDSGGPFVCEDGISRTPRWRLCGIVSWGTGCALAQKPGVYTKVSDFREWIFQAIKGPS, from the exons ATGGCAGAGAAGGAGG GTGGCCGTGCCGTGCCATGCTGCTCTGGACCCAAGGTGGCAGCTCTCGCCGCGGGGACCCTGCTGCTGCTGACGGGCATCGGGGCGGCGTCCTGGGCCATCG CGACTGTCCTCCTCAGGAGTGACCAGGAGCCGCTGTACCCAG TGCAGGTGGGCGCGGTGGACGCGCGGCTCGCCGTGTTCGACAGGACGGAGGGGACGTGGCGGCTGCTGTGCTCCTCGCGCTCCAACGCCAGGGCGGCCGGGCTGGGCTGCGAGGAGATGGGCTTCCTCAG GGCGCTGGCCCACTCGGAGCTGGACGTGAGGACGGCGGGCGCCAACGGCACGTCGGGCTTCTTCTGCGTGGACGAGGGGCGGCTGCCGCACGCGCAGAGGCTGCTGGAGGTCATCTCCGTGTG CGACTGCCCCAGGGGCCGCTTCTTGGCTGCCATCTGCCAAG ACTGCGGCCGCAGGAAGCTGCCCGTGGATCGCATCGTGGGGGGCcaggactccagcctgggcaggtgGCCCTGGCAGGTCAGCCTTCGCTACGACGGCGCGCACCTGTGTGGGGGCTCCCTGCTGTCCGGAGACTGGGTGCTGACGGCCGCCCACTGTTTCCCCGA GCGGAACCGCGTGCTGTCCCGCTGGCGAGTGTTCGCGGGGGCCGTGGCCCAGGCCTCTCCCCAGGGCCTGCAGCTGGGCGTGCAAGCCGTGGTCTACCACGGGGGCTACCTTCCCTTTCGGGACCCCAACAGCGAGGAGAACAGCAACGACATCGCCCTGGTCCACCTCTCCAGCCCCCTGCCCCTCACAG AATACATCCAGCCCGTGTGCCTCCCGGCTGCCGGCCAGGCCCTGGTGGACGGCAAGATCTGCACGGTGACAGGCTGGGGCAACACGCAGTACTACG GCCAACAGGCTGGGGTGCTCCAGGAGGCACGAGTCCCCATAATCAGCAATGATGTCTGCAATGGCCCTGACTTCTACGGGAACCAGATCAAGCCCAAGATGTTCTGTGCCGGCTACCCCGAGGGTGGCGTCGATGCCTGCCAG GGTGACAGTGGTGGCCCCTTCGTGTGCGAGGACGGCATCTCCCGGACGCCGCGCTGGCGGCTGTGCGGCATCGTGAGCTGGGGTACCGGCTGTGCCCTGGCCCAGAAGCCCGGCGTCTACACCAAAGTCAGCGACTTCCGGGAGTGGATCTTCCAGGCCATAAAG GGTCCGAGTTGA
- the HPN gene encoding serine protease hepsin isoform X1, producing MAEKEGGRAVPCCSGPKVAALAAGTLLLLTGIGAASWAIATVLLRSDQEPLYPVQVGAVDARLAVFDRTEGTWRLLCSSRSNARAAGLGCEEMGFLRALAHSELDVRTAGANGTSGFFCVDEGRLPHAQRLLEVISVCDCPRGRFLAAICQDCGRRKLPVDRIVGGQDSSLGRWPWQVSLRYDGAHLCGGSLLSGDWVLTAAHCFPERNRVLSRWRVFAGAVAQASPQGLQLGVQAVVYHGGYLPFRDPNSEENSNDIALVHLSSPLPLTEYIQPVCLPAAGQALVDGKICTVTGWGNTQYYGQQAGVLQEARVPIISNDVCNGPDFYGNQIKPKMFCAGYPEGGVDACQGDSGGPFVCEDGISRTPRWRLCGIVSWGTGCALAQKPGVYTKVSDFREWIFQAIKTHSEASGMVTQL from the exons ATGGCAGAGAAGGAGG GTGGCCGTGCCGTGCCATGCTGCTCTGGACCCAAGGTGGCAGCTCTCGCCGCGGGGACCCTGCTGCTGCTGACGGGCATCGGGGCGGCGTCCTGGGCCATCG CGACTGTCCTCCTCAGGAGTGACCAGGAGCCGCTGTACCCAG TGCAGGTGGGCGCGGTGGACGCGCGGCTCGCCGTGTTCGACAGGACGGAGGGGACGTGGCGGCTGCTGTGCTCCTCGCGCTCCAACGCCAGGGCGGCCGGGCTGGGCTGCGAGGAGATGGGCTTCCTCAG GGCGCTGGCCCACTCGGAGCTGGACGTGAGGACGGCGGGCGCCAACGGCACGTCGGGCTTCTTCTGCGTGGACGAGGGGCGGCTGCCGCACGCGCAGAGGCTGCTGGAGGTCATCTCCGTGTG CGACTGCCCCAGGGGCCGCTTCTTGGCTGCCATCTGCCAAG ACTGCGGCCGCAGGAAGCTGCCCGTGGATCGCATCGTGGGGGGCcaggactccagcctgggcaggtgGCCCTGGCAGGTCAGCCTTCGCTACGACGGCGCGCACCTGTGTGGGGGCTCCCTGCTGTCCGGAGACTGGGTGCTGACGGCCGCCCACTGTTTCCCCGA GCGGAACCGCGTGCTGTCCCGCTGGCGAGTGTTCGCGGGGGCCGTGGCCCAGGCCTCTCCCCAGGGCCTGCAGCTGGGCGTGCAAGCCGTGGTCTACCACGGGGGCTACCTTCCCTTTCGGGACCCCAACAGCGAGGAGAACAGCAACGACATCGCCCTGGTCCACCTCTCCAGCCCCCTGCCCCTCACAG AATACATCCAGCCCGTGTGCCTCCCGGCTGCCGGCCAGGCCCTGGTGGACGGCAAGATCTGCACGGTGACAGGCTGGGGCAACACGCAGTACTACG GCCAACAGGCTGGGGTGCTCCAGGAGGCACGAGTCCCCATAATCAGCAATGATGTCTGCAATGGCCCTGACTTCTACGGGAACCAGATCAAGCCCAAGATGTTCTGTGCCGGCTACCCCGAGGGTGGCGTCGATGCCTGCCAG GGTGACAGTGGTGGCCCCTTCGTGTGCGAGGACGGCATCTCCCGGACGCCGCGCTGGCGGCTGTGCGGCATCGTGAGCTGGGGTACCGGCTGTGCCCTGGCCCAGAAGCCCGGCGTCTACACCAAAGTCAGCGACTTCCGGGAGTGGATCTTCCAGGCCATAAAG ACTCACTCCGAGGCCAGCGGCATGGTGACCCAGCTCTGA